Genomic DNA from Nicotiana tabacum cultivar K326 chromosome 21, ASM71507v2, whole genome shotgun sequence:
CCATTATCTCTGGAGCTTTATGTGTGCGTTAGGCGAGGCACAATATTTGAACAGGACGTTGATAATGGACTTGAGTATTTGTTTATCCAAGATATACACTTCATCTGGTGTAGATGAGGAAGGAAAGGATTTCAGGTTTTACTTTGACTTTGAGCACTTAAAGGATTCGGCATCAGTTCTTGATCAGGAACAGTTTTGGTCTGATTGGGAAAAATGGCACCAAAAAGATGGATTAACTCTCCATCTCGTAGAAGATTTTAGAGTTACACCCATGAAGTTATCTGGACTGAAGGATACCTTAATCATGAGGAAGTTCGGTAACGTGGAACCAGATAATTACTGGTACAGGGTATGTGAAGGTGAGACTGAATCCGTTGTTCAACGGCCGTGGCATCTGGTATGGAAGTCAAGGCGACTGATGGATATTGTTTCGGCTATTGCTTCAAGGTTGAATTGGGATTACGACTCAGTTCACGTTGTGAGAGGGGAGAAGGCGAGGAACAGGGAATTATGGCCACATCTTGCCGAAGACACAGCTCCGGAGGCTCTTCTCTCTAGCTTGCAAGACAAGGTTGACGATGGAAGAAACCTGTATATTGCGACAAATGAGCCCGATACATCTTTTTTTAATCCTTTAAAGGATAAGTATTCCACACATTTCCTCAATGACTATAGAGATCTCTGGGACGAAAACGGTGAATGGTACGCGGAGACAGCAAAGCTTAACGGTGGGAGTCCTGTCGAATTTGATGGTTACATGAGGGTTTCAGTAGATACAGAAGTTTTCTTGAGGGGTAAAAAACAGATTGAGACGTTTAACGATCTCACTAAAGATTGCAAGGATGGGATCAATACATGCACTTCTTCCAGCTAATCCATGTATGTACGTCTCTATGTTTTAGGAAAATTTTGGTATTAGTTTCTTTTCTGAAAAGTAAAAATTGTTACATTAGTTTGTACCTCTTCAGTTTTGTTATAGGCGTCTGATTCACACTTGCATCCCTTCATTTGGTAATCAAAATGTTATTTGTGTTCCTTTCTTGGATCATTGTCACTACCTACTGTTTGATTGCTATCTTTCGCTTCGGTCTTGTTAATATTTTGTTGTTGCTATATATTGCTTGTTGCCGCTgcttcttttcatcttttctttaacCGTGGGTCTAAGGGAAACCGCCTCTCTGCCCTCCCTTCTGCGTACaccctaccctccccagaccccacttgtgggaatcaactgggtttgttgttgttcgTTTCTTGGAATGATTTTGTTGTATTGCTGGAAGCTTGCATGTTCTTTATTGTATCTTTCTGTATTCTCATCTCACAATTTGCAATGAAATGTTTGACATATAAACTCTCTGAAGAGGTGGATTTGAAGTTGTAGCTGAAAGTAACAGGAAGTATCCCCATCTTTTATTGTGCTAAAAGAAGACATGAGAAATCCTATTGATTAGTATATGCAATGGCTATTAATGGCAAGCTCAATATCTCATACATCAACCAGGGGCGAAGCTACAATCTGGTAAGGTTGGTCAATTGATCAACCTTTGTcggaaaattacactgtgtaTAATTATATAGATAACTTATtaggttttagaggtatataacatatattgaacaccctttgtcagGGATTTGTTTTACTTCTTTCAATTCTGAACACCCTAGGAGAAATTCCTGGCTTTGCCACTGACATCTACTTCTCTATCACGCGAAAGAGCAGTATAAGGCAGACTCCAGCAACAGAAGGCTCTCGTCCAGGTGGGCTCGGGGAAAGGCGAATATAGACAGCATTACCTCCTCATCGGAGAGGCTGCTTCCAATATTCGAACTCTGGTCCGCCCGTATAAATGCTAGCACTTCTCTGTTGCTCCAAGGTCTGCCTTTGCAGAAGAGCAATATATTAGATAAAATCTGCAGTTTTTGGAACTTTGATGATTTTCTGGGGAATTCCAAGTAGTTATAGCCTTTATCTTGAACTTGAGATAAGAAAGGATAACAATCAGGCCTAGTTACCTATTTGTATTGCAAAGAACCCAGTTTATCGAGTGGTGAATCCAATCAATTGAGAATTTGCAACCCCCTCCCCCCTTTTCTTTTGACTAaataatttgaaaagtacttttgagcagtaattagtattTGTCCAAGTTTTTAAAAACTaattttaagtgtatttttctcaaaagtgtttctcagaaaagtgcttttggagagaagttacttttttctgcttctcagaaattgtttctgcttctcctcaaaagcacttttttccttctaaaagcttggtcaaacaactcaatttttggaaaaaaacaCTTTTAGCCCAAAAAAAAAGCTTGGTCGAACAGGCTATACTAGTCCAACATGTATAGAAATGACGTGGAATAGCCACTTTTTAACATGGTATTTAGTTTTTGTCCAATATTTTTAATGTTGAgtaaaaatagccactactctattaaaattaatatgaaaagacgtTTATGCCATTTCTTTATGATtcttgtgtaaatattaaggacatggtgtccttaacatttacactgcacacatgaagttaaggacgtcatgtccttaacatttacgctgcacatatgaagttaaggacatgatgtcctaaagtttaacaacgaaaggtgcaaatacatgatactttgtccttaatatttacacaacattcatgaagttaaggacaccatgttcttaatatttacacactcataaagttaaggacactatgtccttaacatttacactgcacacattaagttaaggacatcatgtccttaacatttacactgcacatatgaagttaaggatatgaggtcctaaagtttaacaacagaaggtgcaaatacaagttaaggacattatgtccttaacatttacactgcacatatgaagttaaggacgccatgtccttaacatttacactacatatatgaagttaaggacatgatgtcctaaagtttaacaaaagaaggtgcaaatacaggacactttgtcattaatatttacacaacaatcatgaagttaaggacaccatgttcttaatatttacacatTACCCATGTCTAGCACAGGGATATTTTCGTTCGGAcgggtaaaaatttattaaacacTGACTAAAGGGTAAATACATTTTAAATAGGCTAAAGAGTAAAGACTCTAATTAGTGGGCTAGATATGTCCAATGAGAGTGTATACTACTATCTGCCAAGGAATTAAAAAGTAATGATTTTTTCCCATACTACTCCCTTCACTTGACAAGCTATTCCTTCCTACCTTATTATACAATGGCTACGGCTCAATCCCAATTTGGAGCTGATTATATGAATTCTCATTGTTCATATTGCTTCATTTTAAGTGTTAAGTATACTTTAGGTGAGCATATCCCAACACATTTTATATTGTGAAGATTTATTATAAATTGACTAGTTTTACGTCGGCTGTCAACCTCTACCATTCTTCTTGACGTCAAATAAAGGAAAATGACCATTTATTCTCAAAGTAAATATAAGAAGACGAGGACGTAGAGAGAAATGTgcataaatatttttcttctttttacccCTTGGAAAATTTCTTCTTCTGGCTAATGATATAGTGACAACTAACAGTAGAAAATTGATAAAGAGAGAAAGAGGAATGATTTTTATAGCTTTAGCAACTTTCCATTATCTTAAAATCATTTCTAGTTTGCAACTATAATGACAAATATGCAAAATGAGGAGTTCCTTAACAAAATaattcacttttgtttttctcaATAAACTTTGCAAATTCTAATCAAATACATAGAATTTCGCAATCAGTGTCTTTTTGAGTGAGATTAATAGGATCTTATTGACTGAATACTTAATTCAAGATTTATTTCAATCAGGCATTACTggaaaaataattaagaaaattcagAAAAATACTCGATATGCATTCAAAGAAATATATCTAATAATGAAATTAAAGATTCCTAAATTTGATGTGAAACATGTATAATACACGGAGAAGAATTTTTATACTTTCAAATCGCCTAAAAAATAATTACATTCAACGGTCCGTAAAAAGTAGGATTAGTAACCTAAAAAACAAGGTATGTTACTGCTATAAAAAGCTAAAATATACTGATAATATTCTTAAAATTAttagtgtatataagttaaatccattcaattatattattatataagtgttaaaagagaaaaatagtggtgtagaaaaaagaaaag
This window encodes:
- the LOC107799366 gene encoding uncharacterized protein LOC107799366, which codes for MAGRSPSLLSRSGSFRPENLGQNALAMIGNLCFTIFVVGVLIFTIIAATYEPEDPLFHPSTKITNFLASKSNATFKADDTVMKTGEDFIGANQTAFSTFINLTDVDVSLPATDSGIEGNLDCQGKTDEPIDCTDPDVFHLLMKAAIEKFKDIHFYRFGKSVRGSNDSSCHMAWRFRPKEGKTAAFYKDYREFVVSRSENCTLSVVSIGDYHSGGNARKRKRKNKDKTSGKLDEGFEKASAKIAGQNIVLPEVGEAVNDSLPVVESESSFSRGKYLIYHGGGDRCKSMNHYLWSFMCALGEAQYLNRTLIMDLSICLSKIYTSSGVDEEGKDFRFYFDFEHLKDSASVLDQEQFWSDWEKWHQKDGLTLHLVEDFRVTPMKLSGLKDTLIMRKFGNVEPDNYWYRVCEGETESVVQRPWHLVWKSRRLMDIVSAIASRLNWDYDSVHVVRGEKARNRELWPHLAEDTAPEALLSSLQDKVDDGRNLYIATNEPDTSFFNPLKDKYSTHFLNDYRDLWDENGEWYAETAKLNGGSPVEFDGYMRVSVDTEVFLRGKKQIETFNDLTKDCKDGINTCTSSS